ATCCAGTCCGGCAAGGTCGACGTCGGGGTCTGAACGATGTCGACGAAGCAATCAGTCGACGGCGCGTCCGGTCCGCCCCGGACCAGCGAGTTCATCGAGGCCCGGCGGGCCGACGCGTCGCCGTTCGAGGAGACGCTGTGGGACGCGCTCGACGGCATCCCGGACCCGCACATCCCGGTCAGCCTGGTCGAGATGGCGATGGTCTACGACGTGACCGCCGAGGACGGCCACGTCGACGTGGAGATGTCGTTCCCCTGCATGGGCTGTCCGGCCTACGACATGATCAAAAACGACGTGCGGAGCTGTCTCCGCGTGATCGACGGCGTCGACGACGTCGACGTGGAAGTCGTCTGGGACCCGGTCTGGTCGAAGGACATGCTCACCGAGGAAGTGCGTGAGAAGATGCACGAATCGGGGATCGGCCTATGACGGGGGAGACGAAGTACGAGGTGTTCGCCCGGCGCAACGAGGGCGACGACACCCTCCACCTGGGCAACGTCAGGGCGAAAAGCGACCGGCTCGCAAAGATGTACGCACACAACACGTACGACGAGGAGGACTGGGACTACCTCGCGGTCGTCCGGGCGGACGACCTGCTGGAGGTCGAACCGCAGGCGATGCGCCACGGGGTGAGCGCCGATGAGTGACTGGCCCGACGCGGCGGTCGACTACGTGCAGGCGATAGCCGACACGAAGCTCGTCATCGGCCACCGGTGTGCCCAGTGGAGCCTCGCCGGGCCGTCGCTGGAGGACGACATCGGCGGCTCCAGCGCGGCCCAGGAGGAGGTCGGCCACGTCCGCCAGCTGTTCCGGAAGCTGGAGGACCAGGGCCGGGACGGCGACTGGCTGCGGGGTGCGCGCGAGCCCGAGGAGTTCAACAACGCCTCCGCGCTCGACCGCATCGACGGCGAGTGGGCAGACTTCGTGGCGACGATAGCGCCCGCGGACCGCGCGGCGTGGTACCTGCTCGACGCCATCGACAGCGACGGGATGGACGGCATGATCACGAAGATCGGCGAGGACGAGTACTTCCACCTGGAGTACCACGACGCCCGGCTGGAGACGCTGGCCGCCGAGCAGCCCGACGAACTGCAGGCCACGCTGGAGGAGACGATCCCGGCCGCGCTCGCGTTCATCGGCCCCGAGTCGTACGACGACGAGTCGGACCCGCTGGTCGAGAGCGGCTTCACGAGCGTCTCCGCGGCCGATGTCCGGGAGCGGTTCGCCGACCACTACCGCGACCTGTTCGCCGACACGGACGTGTCGCTGTCGGGCGTCGACTGGGACGCCCCCGACGCCGACGAGTGGGACGAGACCCGCCGGCGCGTCGGGTCGGGCGGCGTCGACGAGGAGGACCTCGTCCAGATCCGCGGCGAGCGAAACGCCATGTTCGCACGATGATGGCCGACGTGGAAACCCCTTACGTCGAGTGCCCGCACTGTGGCTCCGGGGACGTCGAGCAGGAGTCGAAGTTCGGCAGCGAGATCTCGAAGTCGCAGTACTACTGCAACGGCTGCAACACCGTCTTCGAGCGGATCAAGTACGACGGGAAACAGCCCGACGAGTAGCGCGGACCGCAGGACTTCGATCCGTTCGAGAGCCGCTATCGCGGCCGATCAGCGCCGGATATCACGAATTTTCGTGATGAGAAATTACTTATACCGGGCCGTCAATTGACACCCTGTATGCAATCGTTTAGCGAGCTCGACCTGGAGTATTTCCAGACCGACCTGGAGGACCACATCGGAACCATCCGCCTGGACCGGCCGCCGGCGAACGCGCACAACATCGACGTGTTGCTCGAACTGCAACGCGCCGTCGAGACGGTCCGGTTCGACGAGGACGTCCGCGCGGCGCTGTTTGGCAGCGCCAACGAGAAGTTCTTCTCGACCGGGTTCGACATCCAGGCGCTCCAGAGCGAGTCCGGGAAACAGGTCGGCTACGCGAGCCAGACGAGCAAGGAGATCATCATGAAGATGCGGACGACCGACACCATCTTCATCGCGATGGTCAACGGGCACTGCATGGGCGGCGGCCTGGAGCTCGCGCTCGCCTGTGACTTCCGCTACGCCGGCAACGACGACGACTACAACGTCGGCATGCCGGAGATCCACCTCGGCCTCATCGCCGGCGAGGCCGGGACCCAGCTGCTCCCGCGCTACATCGACCGCTCGACGGCGCTCAAGATGATGATCACCGGCGAGACGATCACGCCGGAGGAGGCCGAGGAGCGGGGCATCTTCGACGAGGTCCACCCACCGGACGAGGTCGAGGACGCCGCCCGCGACTTCGCCGAGCAGATCGCCCACAAGTCCCACATGGCCGTCGGCCACAACAAGCTGGCCGTCAACGAGGGGCTGGAGATGCCGCTGTGGGACGCGCTGTCCCACGAGCGCGAACTCCAGAACCGCCTGCTTGGCTCCGATGTCGCAAAGGAGGGCGTCGACGCCTTCCTCGGCGACCACGACCCGGACTTCCTCGGCGTCGAACTCGGCGACAAGGAACCGGGAGCGCCCGACGAGGAGTAGGACCGCGGGGACGGGTTACAGCCCGAGCGCCTCGCCCGCGACCGTAGTCTTCTGTATCTCCGTCGTCCCGCCGATGATGCTCAGGATCTTCGCGTCCCGGTAGTACCGCTCCAGCGGCAGGTCCGTCCGGTAGCCCTTCCCGCCGTGGACCTGCATCGCGTTCCGCGTGACGAACTCGGCGGCCTCGCTGGCGACGTACTTCGCCTTGCTCGACTGGCGCGTGCTCGCCTCCCCGTCAGCGATGGCCTTCGCGGAGTCGTACACGAGGTGGCGCGCGCCGTCGAGCCGGGCGTCCATGTCCGCGACGAGCACCTGCACCGCCTGGTACTCGCCGACGGCCTGCCCGCCCTGCTCGCGGTCGCCCGCGTAGTCTATCGCCGCGTCGAACGCCGCCCGGGAGATCCCGGTGCCGATGGCGCCGAGGCCGGTCCGGGCCATGTCGATCGTGCCCATGGCGATGCGGAAGCCGTGCCCGACCTCGCCAAGCACCGCCGACTCGTCGACGCGCACGTCCGACAGCGTCGAGTCGCCGGTGACGTGGCCGCGCATCCCCATGTACTCCTTGCGGTCGAACTCGAACCCGTCGGCGTCGTCGACGCCCGGGACGAGGAAGACGCTGACGCCGTGGCCCTCCTCGGGCGCGGGGCGCTTGCGCGCGACGACGAGGTGGAGGTCCGCGACGCCGGCGTTCGTCCCGAACGACTTCTCGCCGGAGAGCAGGTAGCCGTCGTCATCGGCCTCGGCCACCGTCGACAGTTCGCTCGGGGAGCTACCGGCGTCCGGTTCCGTCAGGAGCATCGCGCCGACCGTCTCGCCGCGCGCCATCGGTTCGAGGTACCGCTCCTTCTGTGCCTCAGTGCCGAAGTTGGCGACTGGGAGCGCCGCGAACGTCTGGCCCTGGATCGTCTCCGCGACCGCGCCGGAGGCCTCGGCGATCCGCTCGACCGCGAGGCAGTACGAGAGGAAATCGGACCCCTCGCCGCCGTAGGCCTCCGGCAGGAGGATGCCGAGCAGGCCGCGCTCGCCCGCCTCCTCGATCACCTCCCGGGGGAACTCGTCGGTTCGCTCGATACGCTCGGCTGCCGGTTCGACGACCTCCTCGGCGAACGCCGCGGCCCGCTCCCGGACCTCGCGGTGTTCGTCGGCGAGGGCGCTCTCGATGAGGCTCATACACCCCTACACGCGCGGGGCGCTCCCATAAAGGTTCGCGCGGGTCGGCGCGAGCGACGGGCCGGGGCGCGCGCCCGTCGGCGTCGCCGCGACCGCTACTCCAGGCTGATGTTGACGTTTTTCGTCTGGGTGTACTCCCGGAGCGCCTCGGTCCCCTGCTCGCGGCCGAGGCCGCTCTGCTTGAAGCCGCCAAAGGGTGTCTGGGGCTGGGTCACCGGGTACTCGTTGACCGTCACCATGCCGTAGTCGAGGCGGTCGGCGACGGTGTGGGCGGTGGTCAGGTCCTCGGTCCAGATGCCGGCCATCAGGCCGTACGGCGAGTCGTTGGCGATCTGAATCGCCTCCTCGCAGTCCTCGAAGCTGATCACCGACAGCACCGGCCCGAATATCTCCTCCCGGGCGATGGTCATGTCGTTCGTCACGTCGGTGAACACCGTCGGCTCGACGAAGTAACCCCGCTCCTTGTCGTCGGGGACGCCGCCGCCGCAGGCGACGGTCGCGCCCTCGGCCTTCCCGGTCTCGATGTAGTCGAGCACCTCCTGTTGCTGGCTCTCGCTGACGGTCGGCCCCATCCGGCCGTCGTCGTCGATGCCGCTCCCGAGGGGCGTCGACTCGGCCTGTTCGACGACGCGCTCGACGACCTCGTCGTGGACCGATTCGTGGACGACGAGGCGGGAGCCGGCCCAGCACATCTGGCCGGCGTTCATGAAGATGCCGTAGTGACAGCCCATCGCGGCCTCGTCGAGGTCGGCGTCCGGGAACACCACGTTCGGCCCCTTCCCGCCGAGTTCGAGCGTGACGCCGGTGACGTTCTGCGAGGCGCGCTCCATCACGCCCTTGCCGACCCCGGTGCTCCCGGTGAAGGCGACGTGTTCGACCTCCGGGTGCTCCGCGAGGTGGTTCCCCGCGACGCTCCCGCGGCCGGGGACGACGTTGAGGACGCCGTCGGGGAAGCCGGCCTCGTCGGCGGCGACGGCGTAGTACAGCGCCGAGAGCGGCGTCGTGCTGGAGGGCTTCAGGACGGCGCTGTTTCCACAGGCCAGCGCGGGCGCGAGGCTCCGGCCGGCCAGCTGGAACGGGTAGTTCCACGGGATGATGTGTCCCGTGACGCCGACCGGCTCGCGGACGGTGTAGTTGAGGCGGTCGCCGGGGACGGGCACCTGGTCGCCCTGCACCTTGTCGGTCCACCCGGCGTAGTAGCGGAACGTGTCGATCACCATGTCCACGTCGATGGACGCCTCGAACGGCGTCTTCCCGTTGTCGTGGGACTCGACGGCGATGATCTCGTCCTTCCGGTCCTCGATGGCGTCGGCGAAGGCGTGCAGTTTCGCCCCCCGCTCCCGCGGGTCGAGCGACCGCCACTCGGCGTCGCGGGCGACCGCCGCGTCGGCGGCCGCCACCGCGCGGTCGACGTCGGCCTCGGCGGCCTCCGCCACCTCGGCGTACGGCTCCTCGGTCGCTGGGTCCTCCGTCACGAACGTCTCGCCGCTCTCGGCAGTCGTCCACTCGCCGTCGATATACAGGTCTGTCGGGCCGGTGTAGCTCATACGGCCTGGACTTCAGCCCCGCCGGTGAAAAGTGTAGGGGCGGCGGAACCCCCCGCGTTCGCCGCCGCGGGCCACCTATACACTTTTGGTCCGCGCACGGATACTCGGACCCATGCGAGACGCATACGTAGTCGGGGCCGGACAGTCGGCGTTCGGATCGTTCCCGGAGGAGACGTACCTCACGCTGTTCGACGACGCGTTCGACGCGGCGCTGGACAGCGTCGACGGCGACCTCGGGCCCGACACGATAGACGAGGCGTACCTCGGCACGCTCGGCGTCGGCGGCCGCCAGATCGGCCTCAGCGGGCCGGCGGTGACCGAACACGTCGGCCTCCACGGCGTGCCGACGACCCGGGTCGAGAACGCCTGCGCCGCCAGCGGCTACGCGTTCCGGCAGGCCGTCACGGCGGTCAGGTCCGGCATGGTCGACGTGGCGCTGGCGGGGGGCTACGAGGTGATGACCGACGCGAGTTCCGACCACACGCGCTGGTGGCTCGGCGTCTCCGGCGAGACGGAGTGGGAGCGCACCAGCGGCACGACGTTCGCCGGGGTGTACGCCCAGATGGCGAGCGCGCACATGGACGAGTACGGCACCACCGTCGAGGACCTGAGCCGCGTCGCCGTGAAGAACCACGGCAACGGCGCGCGGAACCCGAAGGCCCACCTGGGCTTCGAGTGCTCGCTCGACGACGCCGTCTCGGCCCCCGCGGTCGCGGACCCGCTCAACCTGTACCACTGCTGTCCGACGACCGACGGCGCGAGCGCCGTCCTGGTGACGAGCGAGGACGTTGCGCGCGAGGCGACCGACACGCCGATCCGCGTGGCCGGCGCGGGCGCGTCCAGCGGGCGCGTCGGCCTGTTCCAGCGCGACTCGCTGACGAGCGTCCCGGCGAGCGTCCGGGCCGGCGAGGACGCCTACGAGGAGGCGGGGATCGGCCCCGACGACCTGGACTTCGCGGAGGTCCACGACTGCTTCGCCATCGCCGAGTTGCTCGCCTACGAGGACCTGGGCTTCTGCGAGCGCGGCGAGGCCGGGCGGTTGCTCCGCGAGGGCGTCGTCGACCCCGACGGCGAGTTGCCGACGAACACGAGCGGCGGCCTCAAGTCGAAGGGCCACCCCATCGGCGCGACGGGGACGGGCCAGATCGTCGAGGCGTTCAAACAGCTCCGCGGCGAGGCCTACGTGCAGGTCGACGACCCGCGGTACGGGCTGACCCACAACGTCGGCGGCAGCGGCGGCGGTGTGACGGTACACGTCCTCGAACGGGAGGAGGCAGCATGAGGGGGATCGCCGCCGCCGGAGCGTACGTCCCCCGGTTCCGGCTGTCGACCGACGAACTCGCCGACGCGTGGGGGACGAGCCACGCCAGCGGGATCGAGCGCAAGGCCGTCCCCGCCGCCGACGAGGACGCGCTGACGATGGCGGTTTCCGCGGCCGAGCGCGCGCTCTCGGACGCCGATGTCGACCGCGACGAGGTGACGCTGGCCGCCGCCGCCACGACCACGCCGCCGCTGGAGGAGGGCGAGTTCGTTCCGCGCCTCGTCCGGGCGCTTGACCTCCCCCAGAGCGTTGCGACGGCGACGGAGACGGGCCACACCGCCGCGGGCGCGGCGGCGCTCTCGCGGGCGCTGGACGCCGACGGCCCGGCGCTCGTCGTCGCCGCGGACTGCCCGGAGGGCGAACCCGCGGACGCCGACCACCCGCTCGGCGCGGGCGCGGCGGCGTTCGTCGTCTCCGACGACGCCGCGGCCGCAGTCGGCGACGTCGCGTGGCACACCGACGAGACGCCCGGCGTGCGCTTCCGCGAGCGCGGCGACGGCGACGTCGGGGGGCTGGACATCACGACCTACCAACGCGACGCCGTCCGCGGCGCGGTCACCGAGGCCGTCTCGTCGCTGTCGGTCGACCCCGAGGAGGCCGACGCCGCGGCGGTGCACCAGCCCGACGGCCGGTTCCCGTACCGCGCGGCCGGCGACCTCCCGCTGTCGAACGAGGCCGTCGCCGCTGGTACCGTCGTCGACCGCGTGGGCGACGCTGGCGCGGCGACCGTCCCGCTCGGCCTGCTCGCGGCGCTGGACGGCGCGGACGACGGGGAGACGACCGTCGCGGCCGCGTTCGGCGGCGGCACCGCGGCGGCGCTGGCCGTCGAGGGCGGCCTGTCGGTCGCCGGGGTCGCCGACCTCGACGGCGGCACCGACATCGACTACGCGTCGTACCTCCGGGAACGGGGCTACGTCGTCTCCGGCGAGGTGTCGGGCGGCGGCGCGCACGTCAGCCTGCCGAACTGGCGGCGCTCGCTCGACCAGCGCTACCGCCTCGTCGCGGGGCAGTGCCCCGAGTGCGGCGGCGTCACGTTCCCGCCCGAGGGGGCCTGCCAGTCCTGTCACGCCCGCGTCGAGTTCGAGCCGTTCGAGGCGTCGCGGACGGGGACGGTCCGCGCGCTGACGGTCATCGGCCAGGGCGGCGCGCCGCCGGAGTTCGCGGAGTTACAGCAGCGCGACGGCGCGTACGCCGTCGCCATCGTGGCGCTTGAAAGCAAGGAGGGGACCGTGACGCTCCCGGCGCAGATTACCGATGCGGACCCCGAAAACGTCGCCGTCGGCGACGAGGTGGCGGCGACGGTGCGGCGCATCTACGAGCAGGAGGGCGTGCCGCGCTACGGCGTCAAGTTCGAACCGACCGAGTAATCGTCAGGGAGCGCCCGGTACGCGACCGGGTCCTCGGCGCACGGTTCAACTGCCCTGAGGGCGTCCAGCCGTCGGAGGTGAGCCGACGCCTCACCCGCGCCGAACTTGGCGTGGATGCCGTTCATCTCGCCGAACAGGTCCTGAGCGACGGCCCACGGCGTCGCGCCGCCGTCCGCGGGAAGCGCGTCGAGCACCCGGCGCGCCCGCTCGCGGTGGTGTTCCCGGACGTTCTCGGCCGCCTCGCGGACGTTCATCGTCGTCCCGTGGCCCGGTTCGCCGCGCTCGTGGGCGGCCGCGACGCGGTCGACCGAGGCGAGGTAGTCCGCCAGCGGGTCGTCGGTGCGGGTGTCGCTTCCCCCGACGTTCGGCGTGTAGGTGGGGAGCAGCAGGTCCCCGAGCAGGAGCCGACCGTCGTAGAGGAACGAAGCGTGGCCGGCGGTGTGGCCGGGCGTGTGGACCAGTTCGACGCCGGCGACCGAGTCGCCGTCCGACAGCGCGCGGACGTCGTACTCGTCCGGGACGGGCGAGGGGCGGTCGCGCTCGACCAGCCGCGTCCGCACGGCCTCGGGGACGCCCCACCGGCGGAGCGCGGCGGCGTCGCGGTCCAGCCGACGCTCGCGCTCGGCGGCGTAGTCGCCGACCAGCGGCGCGTCCGCGGCGTGCATGGCGAGCGTCGCGTCCGCCGCCCCCGCGAGGCGCGCGGCGAGCCCCGAGTGGTCCGCGTGCCAGTGGGTCACCAGCACGTGCTCGACGTCGCCGAGCGCGAGGCCGGCGTCGTCGATGCCCCCGCGGAGCGCCGTCCAGGCGTCCTCGCCGGGCGGACCGGGGTCGACGACGACGCCCGCGTCCGGCAGGACGTACGCACTGTTGACGCCCTCCGGCGTGCCCGCGCCCACCGCGACCCGGCACACGTCGGTCACTCGTCGCCCTCCCCCAGCAGCGCCCAGCGGTCCAACGCCGACTCCCGGACGTTCTCCGGGAACGACGACTCGAAGGTGACGCGGGGGGCGATGTAGTCCTCGTCCCACCGCGGGTCCCAGATGGCGCTGATGTACAGCCGCGACCCCGTCTCGCCGTCACGGCGGTAGACGGGCGCGGTCGCGGCCGGCGCGTTCGGGTCGCTGAACACCCAGTCGTTCCCGGGGTGGGCCTTCACCCACATGTCGTCCAGCGCCCGGGCCAGGTCCGTCGGCCGGGCGTACTCGTCCAGCACGAGCACCTTGTCGAAGAAGTCGGAGAACGAGAACAGGGCGTTGGCGAGTTGCCAGTCGAAGCCCGCGTACAGTATCTCGCTCGACACGAGACAGAGCCCGAGCCGGCTCTCGACGGGCAGTTGGACCCACGACACCGGCGAGACGCCCCAGTACCCGTTCACCCGCCGGTACAGGGTCGCGGCCTCGACCAGGCTCGCCAGGTGCACGTCGTCGGCCAGCGGCGCGCCCAGCGGGACGAACGGGACGGTCGGGTCCTCGCGCAGCCGGATCCGGTCTGCGTCGACGGCGACCGTCGCGGTTTCCGTGGCCCGCTCCCAGGTCGCCGAGGGGCCGCCCACCGCGTCGTCCGTCGGGCGGGCGACGCCGTCGATCCGTACCTCGGCGGCCGCGGGGACGACGCGGCCGTCCGTCCGGGCTAACGGCACGTCGGCCAGCCCCGCAGCGCGCTCGGGCACGGCCGGGGCCGTGGTGTCCTGTGTCCACCCCTGGAGCGCGGCGATCAGCGTCGCGGCCGAGACGCCGAGCGAGATGCTCGCGGTCCGCTCGCCGTCGCACCAGTCGAGGAAGGGCCGCGGGACGGTGACGCGGAGCAGCGACCCGCGGTGGACCGTCCCGCGGACGGGAGCCCACGACGTCTCCCCGTCGCGCTCGACGGCCATCACGCCCTGCGTCACGGACTGCCGGCCCTCGTCGTCGACCGAGGGGAGGCCGAGCGCGTACAAGTCGTCGCCGGCCTCTTCCTCCGCCGCGGGGTCGACGAACATCGCCCGGTCGAGCGGCGTCGTCTCCCACCGGGCGAGCGCGTCGAGCAGGTCGACGTAGCTCACCGACCGGTCCATCCCCAGGCCGGCGGCGATGCGCCGCCACGGCCGGTGGCTCCGGCTCGATATCTGGTCCGGGCCGGCGTACACGCCGCTCGCGTACGCGACCGACCCCGATGTCTCGGCGAAGCGAAGCGCCGCGCAGTTGTTCCGGAGCGCCTCGCTGGCGACGACTGCCGCCTCGGTGTCCCAGTGGACGCGCTCGTCGACGGCCAGCAGGTCGTCGGCCGCCCGCAGGCCGTCGACGTGTTCCGCAAACGTCGTCACGTGTCGGCCCCCGTCGGGTCGAACCCGGTCAGACGGTCGGGGTCGGCCCCCGCCTCCTTGAGCAGCGTGCGCGCCCAGTACCGCGTGTCGGGGTCGGCCGTCTCGCCCGCCGTGGCGGCCGCTTGCGCGTCGTCGTCGTCCGACCGCGTCGCGTCGATGTACGCCTTCGCGGTCTTGGCCTTCGAGGTGCCCGTCTGGGCGTCGCCCTTCTCGCTCGGCGTCTGGTAGATGTTCAGGGGCACCTTCGGCATCGACTCGACGCCGAACTGGTGGAAGTCCTCGTCGGGGTCGGCATGCAGCGCGAGCGCCTCCAGCACCGCGCGCTGGTCGAGCGGGTCGACGTCGCCGTCGACGAACACGAAGAAGTCGACGTGGAGCATCCCCCACGTCGTGAAGATGAAGTTCGCGAGTTCGTGGAGGTCGCCCGGCGCCGTGGCGTCCGTCGAGACGACGTACACCGTCCGCGGCGTCGACTGCCACGGGACGCAGCGGTCGACGTCGAACCCGCCAGCACGCAGGCCGAGCGTCGCGTCCGGGCCGACACAGCCGATCTCCATCGAACTCGTGGAGTTCTCGGTGTACCCCACGCCGGACCCCTCGACGCAGAAGGGGATGATCGGGCGCTCGCGGTGGGTGATCGCCGTCACCTGGAGCGCCGGCATCGAGCGCCGTGGGCCGTGCATGTAGCCGAAGTAGTCGCCGAACGGCCCCTCGTCCCGCCGGACGTTCGGGACGATTTCGCCCTCGATCACCAGTTCCGCGCTCGCGGGGACCCGGAGGTCGTTCGTCTCGCAGGGGACGAGTTCGACCGGGCCGCCCTTCAGGCCGCCCGCGAACTCCACCTCGCTGCGCCCGGTGGGGATCCACATCACGGAGCTGTACTGCACGGCGGGTTCGGCCCCGACGACGATGGCGACCGGCATCGGCTCGTCGCGGCGCTCATACTTGTAGTAGTAGAGGTTCGGCGTCTGCTCGCCCGCCAGCAGCAGGACGCTCGCCGTCTCGCTGTCGTGGACCATCGCGCGGTGGTAGGAGTAGTCGACCCAGTCCGAGTCGAGGTCGGGCGTCACCAGCGTGTGCAGGTTCGAGTAGCGCCCGCCGTCGCCGGCGTGGATGTACGGCCACGGGTAGTCCAGCAGGTTCACGTCCTCGCCGGTTTCGACGACGTCCTTGCAGGGGGCGTCCGACCGCGACACGGTGACCGGGTCGCGCTGGTCTTTCAGGCGCGCTATCGTCTCGTCGTAGAACTCCCGGCGCGACGTGTCCGGCGGGACGTCCATCCCGACCGCGATCCGGTCCCACGGGCGGCGCTGGGAGCCGCGGTACGGGTCGCCGACGAGCCGCGCGCCCTCGACGGATTCGAACAGCGGGATCCGGTCGTCGTTTTCGTTGGCGAGCATCGTGAGCGCGCTCGCCTCCAGGTTCCACGAGACCGGGTCCTCGACCCGGACGAGCCCGTCGCGGGCCTCCAGCCGCTGGAGGTACTCGCGGAGGCTGTCGACCGTCATGCGTCGTCGCTCCCGCCGGTCAGCTCGCGCTGTTCGCGTTTGACCTTCAGCTCGACGTACTCGTTGACCAGTTCCGGGTGGCGCTCCGAGAGGTGCTCGTACAGTATCTTCCGGCTCGCCTCGGAGACGGAGCCGTACTGGCCGGTCTCCACGAGGTAGCGCAGGAGTGCCTTCACCTCCTCCGAGCGTGTGTTGATGACGTTGGGCCCGTCCGCCGTCGCGTCCATCACCCGCTCCAGGGTCCCCCGGTCGACGCTCCCGGCGTCGATCTCCGTCTCCAGCACCTCGATGTACCACTGCTCCTCGGTGTTCTCGTGTGGCCCCTTGACGACGGTGAGCGGGGCGGGGTCGTCGAGTTCGTCGGCGTCGCGACTGACCCTGGCCCGGGTGCTGAAGATCTCCTTGGTCTCCTTGTCGGTCACCTGGATACTTATCTC
The Halostella litorea DNA segment above includes these coding regions:
- a CDS encoding metal-sulfur cluster assembly factor, with product MSTKQSVDGASGPPRTSEFIEARRADASPFEETLWDALDGIPDPHIPVSLVEMAMVYDVTAEDGHVDVEMSFPCMGCPAYDMIKNDVRSCLRVIDGVDDVDVEVVWDPVWSKDMLTEEVREKMHESGIGL
- a CDS encoding phenylacetic acid degradation PaaB family protein, encoding MTGETKYEVFARRNEGDDTLHLGNVRAKSDRLAKMYAHNTYDEEDWDYLAVVRADDLLEVEPQAMRHGVSADE
- a CDS encoding Phenylacetic acid catabolic protein produces the protein MSDWPDAAVDYVQAIADTKLVIGHRCAQWSLAGPSLEDDIGGSSAAQEEVGHVRQLFRKLEDQGRDGDWLRGAREPEEFNNASALDRIDGEWADFVATIAPADRAAWYLLDAIDSDGMDGMITKIGEDEYFHLEYHDARLETLAAEQPDELQATLEETIPAALAFIGPESYDDESDPLVESGFTSVSAADVRERFADHYRDLFADTDVSLSGVDWDAPDADEWDETRRRVGSGGVDEEDLVQIRGERNAMFAR
- a CDS encoding PaaD-like zinc ribbon domain-containing protein; translated protein: MADVETPYVECPHCGSGDVEQESKFGSEISKSQYYCNGCNTVFERIKYDGKQPDE
- a CDS encoding enoyl-CoA hydratase/isomerase family protein, with translation MQSFSELDLEYFQTDLEDHIGTIRLDRPPANAHNIDVLLELQRAVETVRFDEDVRAALFGSANEKFFSTGFDIQALQSESGKQVGYASQTSKEIIMKMRTTDTIFIAMVNGHCMGGGLELALACDFRYAGNDDDYNVGMPEIHLGLIAGEAGTQLLPRYIDRSTALKMMITGETITPEEAEERGIFDEVHPPDEVEDAARDFAEQIAHKSHMAVGHNKLAVNEGLEMPLWDALSHERELQNRLLGSDVAKEGVDAFLGDHDPDFLGVELGDKEPGAPDEE
- a CDS encoding acyl-CoA dehydrogenase family protein, with protein sequence MSLIESALADEHREVRERAAAFAEEVVEPAAERIERTDEFPREVIEEAGERGLLGILLPEAYGGEGSDFLSYCLAVERIAEASGAVAETIQGQTFAALPVANFGTEAQKERYLEPMARGETVGAMLLTEPDAGSSPSELSTVAEADDDGYLLSGEKSFGTNAGVADLHLVVARKRPAPEEGHGVSVFLVPGVDDADGFEFDRKEYMGMRGHVTGDSTLSDVRVDESAVLGEVGHGFRIAMGTIDMARTGLGAIGTGISRAAFDAAIDYAGDREQGGQAVGEYQAVQVLVADMDARLDGARHLVYDSAKAIADGEASTRQSSKAKYVASEAAEFVTRNAMQVHGGKGYRTDLPLERYYRDAKILSIIGGTTEIQKTTVAGEALGL
- a CDS encoding aldehyde dehydrogenase family protein → MSYTGPTDLYIDGEWTTAESGETFVTEDPATEEPYAEVAEAAEADVDRAVAAADAAVARDAEWRSLDPRERGAKLHAFADAIEDRKDEIIAVESHDNGKTPFEASIDVDMVIDTFRYYAGWTDKVQGDQVPVPGDRLNYTVREPVGVTGHIIPWNYPFQLAGRSLAPALACGNSAVLKPSSTTPLSALYYAVAADEAGFPDGVLNVVPGRGSVAGNHLAEHPEVEHVAFTGSTGVGKGVMERASQNVTGVTLELGGKGPNVVFPDADLDEAAMGCHYGIFMNAGQMCWAGSRLVVHESVHDEVVERVVEQAESTPLGSGIDDDGRMGPTVSESQQQEVLDYIETGKAEGATVACGGGVPDDKERGYFVEPTVFTDVTNDMTIAREEIFGPVLSVISFEDCEEAIQIANDSPYGLMAGIWTEDLTTAHTVADRLDYGMVTVNEYPVTQPQTPFGGFKQSGLGREQGTEALREYTQTKNVNISLE
- a CDS encoding thiolase domain-containing protein — its product is MRDAYVVGAGQSAFGSFPEETYLTLFDDAFDAALDSVDGDLGPDTIDEAYLGTLGVGGRQIGLSGPAVTEHVGLHGVPTTRVENACAASGYAFRQAVTAVRSGMVDVALAGGYEVMTDASSDHTRWWLGVSGETEWERTSGTTFAGVYAQMASAHMDEYGTTVEDLSRVAVKNHGNGARNPKAHLGFECSLDDAVSAPAVADPLNLYHCCPTTDGASAVLVTSEDVAREATDTPIRVAGAGASSGRVGLFQRDSLTSVPASVRAGEDAYEEAGIGPDDLDFAEVHDCFAIAELLAYEDLGFCERGEAGRLLREGVVDPDGELPTNTSGGLKSKGHPIGATGTGQIVEAFKQLRGEAYVQVDDPRYGLTHNVGGSGGGVTVHVLEREEAA
- a CDS encoding zinc ribbon domain-containing protein; amino-acid sequence: MRGIAAAGAYVPRFRLSTDELADAWGTSHASGIERKAVPAADEDALTMAVSAAERALSDADVDRDEVTLAAAATTTPPLEEGEFVPRLVRALDLPQSVATATETGHTAAGAAALSRALDADGPALVVAADCPEGEPADADHPLGAGAAAFVVSDDAAAAVGDVAWHTDETPGVRFRERGDGDVGGLDITTYQRDAVRGAVTEAVSSLSVDPEEADAAAVHQPDGRFPYRAAGDLPLSNEAVAAGTVVDRVGDAGAATVPLGLLAALDGADDGETTVAAAFGGGTAAALAVEGGLSVAGVADLDGGTDIDYASYLRERGYVVSGEVSGGGAHVSLPNWRRSLDQRYRLVAGQCPECGGVTFPPEGACQSCHARVEFEPFEASRTGTVRALTVIGQGGAPPEFAELQQRDGAYAVAIVALESKEGTVTLPAQITDADPENVAVGDEVAATVRRIYEQEGVPRYGVKFEPTE
- a CDS encoding MBL fold metallo-hydrolase, translating into MTDVCRVAVGAGTPEGVNSAYVLPDAGVVVDPGPPGEDAWTALRGGIDDAGLALGDVEHVLVTHWHADHSGLAARLAGAADATLAMHAADAPLVGDYAAERERRLDRDAAALRRWGVPEAVRTRLVERDRPSPVPDEYDVRALSDGDSVAGVELVHTPGHTAGHASFLYDGRLLLGDLLLPTYTPNVGGSDTRTDDPLADYLASVDRVAAAHERGEPGHGTTMNVREAAENVREHHRERARRVLDALPADGGATPWAVAQDLFGEMNGIHAKFGAGEASAHLRRLDALRAVEPCAEDPVAYRALPDDYSVGSNLTP